A window of the Pseudomonas sp. B21_DOA genome harbors these coding sequences:
- a CDS encoding NAD-dependent epimerase/dehydratase family protein codes for MNVFVTGAAGFIGGSIATGLVQAGHKVTGLVRSAEQADELKALGMHAVIGTLDDSQLLAQQARAADAVINAASSDHRGAVEALLDALRGSNKVFLHTSGSSIVGDASGGKSSDVIYYEDNLPEPTVDKAARVAIDNLVLAAAQDGVNSAVICNTLIYGHSLGVNRDSVQLPRLLKQARKSGVVRHVGSGQNIWSNVHIEDVVALYSLALTQNVPGTFYFVESGEASFIDMTTAMAEALDLGQPQDWPLQDAEAEWGYEMANYGLGSNSRVRGKHARDLLGWTPKRTSVVEWIRNEMV; via the coding sequence ATGAACGTATTCGTTACCGGCGCTGCCGGTTTTATCGGCGGTTCCATCGCCACCGGCCTGGTGCAGGCCGGGCACAAAGTTACGGGTCTGGTGCGCAGCGCGGAGCAGGCGGATGAGCTGAAAGCATTGGGCATGCATGCGGTGATCGGCACCCTCGATGACAGCCAATTGCTGGCGCAACAGGCGCGTGCTGCCGATGCCGTCATCAACGCTGCCAGCAGCGATCATCGCGGTGCGGTGGAAGCGTTGCTCGATGCTTTGCGCGGCTCGAATAAAGTCTTTCTGCACACCAGCGGTTCGAGCATTGTCGGCGATGCCTCCGGCGGCAAATCCAGCGATGTCATCTATTACGAAGACAATCTGCCGGAACCGACCGTCGATAAGGCGGCGCGCGTGGCCATCGACAACCTCGTGCTCGCGGCGGCGCAGGATGGCGTGAACTCGGCGGTGATCTGCAACACCCTGATCTACGGCCACAGCCTGGGCGTCAACCGCGACAGCGTGCAACTGCCGCGACTGCTGAAACAGGCGCGCAAGAGCGGCGTCGTTCGCCACGTCGGCAGCGGCCAGAACATCTGGTCCAACGTGCACATCGAAGACGTCGTCGCCCTGTATTCACTGGCGCTGACCCAAAACGTGCCGGGCACTTTCTACTTTGTCGAGAGCGGTGAAGCATCGTTCATCGACATGACCACCGCCATGGCTGAAGCCCTCGATCTGGGCCAGCCGCAAGACTGGCCGCTGCAGGACGCCGAAGCCGAATGGGGCTATGAAATGGCTAATTACGGCCTCGGCTCCAACAGCCGCGTACGCGGCAAACACGCCCGCGACCTGCTGGGCTGGACGCCAAAGCGCACGTCGGTGGTGGAATGGATTCGTAACGAAATGGTGTGA